The following are from one region of the Stigmatella ashevillena genome:
- a CDS encoding B12-binding domain/radical SAM domain-containing protein has protein sequence MTLRAVAVSAPDWIEGSKDSRALNSRDPASLFNACRYAALKTFDPSSSWSSSNWVGTRVERRSKVLLMYSLDDMPAFAGLLQREQPNLLLIGAMTLCLPGAVACAEVAKEILGDRVLVVLGGRHASESMYLERHHARTPDNVRHHPSSPLHLMASGRIPRVFDLVVAGDGEHLIAALGEAVAQAEQESGVSLPRAVLERLDPRTPGDWIAGTLEGETSRVLLSARSPIHYASLPSPVRMFGAAAAFSVFGGRITAHAFSDTGRGCVYDCAFCSERSSVTGGLQDPMNAAARLYRQLDEAVSVISEDHPARGASAFVEDSVILGGSPRLVDQLAERMEADPLDIAFGAQLTIDQILTRRAQLTRMARLGLRYVFVGIETLVPETIGGMSKDLGHKRASWLSRIHQAMELLRDQGIHCGCAILFGLGEPQERRLELLEVLRAMRGQYGMPEPISANWAVQHPLCGQDGGAGYDYTEWGTPPGPFLECFHRFGEASVRYPLPQVGAPLLHEVKEVTSLLDTLAMPPPSRASRLVEERL, from the coding sequence ATGACGCTCAGAGCTGTTGCTGTCTCCGCGCCGGATTGGATTGAGGGCTCCAAAGATTCCCGCGCGTTGAACAGCCGGGATCCAGCGAGTCTTTTCAATGCTTGCCGTTACGCTGCTCTCAAAACATTCGACCCATCGAGTTCATGGTCTTCCAGCAACTGGGTGGGAACGCGCGTGGAGCGGCGCTCCAAGGTCCTGCTCATGTACTCGCTCGACGACATGCCTGCCTTCGCAGGGCTCCTGCAGCGCGAGCAGCCCAACCTCCTCCTGATAGGTGCCATGACGCTGTGCCTGCCAGGAGCGGTGGCCTGCGCCGAGGTCGCCAAAGAGATTCTCGGCGACCGTGTCCTTGTCGTCCTGGGAGGACGGCACGCAAGCGAGTCCATGTACCTGGAGCGTCACCACGCCCGCACGCCGGACAACGTCCGGCATCACCCCAGCTCCCCTCTGCACCTCATGGCCTCCGGCCGCATCCCGCGGGTGTTCGATCTGGTCGTCGCCGGGGATGGCGAACATCTGATCGCCGCCTTGGGAGAGGCAGTCGCGCAGGCCGAGCAAGAAAGTGGCGTGAGTTTGCCTCGCGCTGTCCTGGAGCGGCTCGACCCTCGAACCCCAGGCGACTGGATCGCCGGAACACTCGAAGGGGAGACTTCCAGGGTCTTGCTCAGCGCCAGGAGCCCCATCCACTACGCAAGCCTGCCCTCTCCGGTCCGGATGTTCGGAGCCGCCGCCGCCTTCTCCGTTTTCGGAGGGAGGATCACGGCCCACGCCTTCAGCGATACGGGGCGCGGGTGCGTTTACGACTGCGCCTTCTGCAGCGAGCGCAGCTCCGTGACCGGCGGCTTGCAGGACCCGATGAACGCGGCGGCACGGCTCTACCGGCAGCTCGACGAGGCCGTCTCCGTCATCTCCGAGGATCATCCGGCCCGGGGCGCCAGCGCGTTCGTGGAGGATTCGGTCATCCTGGGCGGGAGCCCGCGGCTCGTGGACCAACTCGCGGAGCGGATGGAAGCAGACCCGCTGGACATTGCCTTCGGCGCCCAATTGACGATCGATCAGATCCTGACCCGCCGGGCCCAGCTCACCCGGATGGCACGGCTCGGCCTTCGCTATGTCTTCGTCGGCATCGAAACGCTGGTGCCAGAAACCATTGGGGGCATGAGCAAGGATCTCGGCCACAAGCGGGCCTCCTGGCTCTCCCGCATCCACCAAGCGATGGAGCTTCTGCGCGACCAAGGCATTCACTGCGGCTGCGCGATCCTCTTTGGATTGGGCGAGCCGCAGGAGCGCCGTCTGGAACTCTTGGAAGTGCTCCGGGCCATGCGCGGCCAGTACGGCATGCCGGAGCCCATCAGCGCGAACTGGGCGGTGCAGCACCCGTTGTGCGGACAGGACGGCGGGGCGGGATACGACTACACCGAGTGGGGGACACCCCCAGGCCCCTTCCTGGAATGCTTCCACCGTTTTGGCGAAGCATCCGTGCGCTACCCCCTGCCTCAGGTGGGGGCACCGCTGCTGCATGAAGTCAAAGAGGTGACGTCCCTGCTGGACACCCTGGCCATGCCCCCTCCATCCAGAGCATCGCGGCTGGTAGAAGAACGCCTGTGA